A window of the Bacteroides thetaiotaomicron VPI-5482 genome harbors these coding sequences:
- a CDS encoding DoxX family protein, which produces MIYNFLFPTKPNTTKVSLFLLAVRIIFGILLMNHGIQKWSNFQELSTAFPDPIGLGSSISLGLAIFGELVCSMGFIFGFLYRLAMIPMIFTMIVAFFVIHANDVFAVKELAFIYLVVFVLMYIAGPGKFSIDHFIGNKLAHNKRK; this is translated from the coding sequence ATGATTTATAATTTCTTATTCCCCACAAAGCCAAATACAACAAAAGTATCCTTGTTTTTATTGGCAGTCCGCATCATTTTCGGAATATTATTAATGAACCACGGTATACAGAAATGGAGCAATTTCCAGGAGTTATCCACGGCTTTTCCTGATCCGATCGGGCTGGGCAGTTCCATATCCCTCGGTTTGGCGATCTTTGGTGAGTTGGTATGTTCAATGGGCTTCATCTTCGGCTTTCTGTACCGCTTGGCAATGATCCCGATGATTTTTACGATGATAGTTGCCTTTTTTGTCATCCATGCTAATGACGTATTTGCAGTAAAAGAATTGGCATTCATCTACTTAGTAGTATTTGTATTAATGTACATTGCCGGACCCGGTAAATTTTCCATAGATCATTTCATTGGAAACAAGTTGGCACACAACAAACGTAAATGA
- a CDS encoding BT0820 family HAD-type phosphatase — MTIAVDFDGTIVEHRYPRIGEEIPFAVETLKLLQQEKHRLILWSVREGELLDEAIEWCRARGLEFYAANKDYPEEERDHQGFSRKLKADLFIDDRNVGGIPDWGIIYEMIKEKKTFADIYSQQREENTSQKKKRKWLPF; from the coding sequence ATGACTATAGCTGTTGATTTTGACGGAACGATTGTAGAGCATCGTTATCCACGTATTGGTGAAGAAATTCCATTTGCAGTTGAAACGCTGAAATTGTTACAACAAGAAAAGCACCGTTTAATCTTGTGGAGTGTACGCGAGGGAGAACTTCTGGACGAAGCCATAGAATGGTGCAGAGCCAGAGGACTGGAGTTTTATGCAGCCAATAAAGACTATCCGGAAGAAGAAAGAGATCATCAGGGCTTTTCCCGAAAACTGAAAGCCGATCTGTTTATAGACGACCGGAATGTCGGCGGTATTCCCGACTGGGGAATTATCTATGAAATGATAAAAGAGAAAAAGACATTTGCCGATATATACAGCCAGCAAAGAGAAGAAAATACCAGTCAGAAGAAAAAAAGAAAATGGTTGCCGTTTTAA
- a CDS encoding copper resistance protein NlpE has product MKKVIILACSCFLLAACGNSAKTNNSTSADSTATQVADIHNAETSLDYEGTYKGVFPAADCPGIETTLTLNPDKTFTLHSVYIDRDSSFDEKGTYTLEGNILTLKEEGGEISYYKVEENKVRLLNDDKQEITGALAEHYILNKE; this is encoded by the coding sequence ATGAAAAAAGTTATCATTCTGGCATGTTCCTGCTTTCTTCTGGCAGCATGCGGAAACAGTGCGAAAACAAACAATAGTACAAGTGCGGACAGTACAGCAACCCAAGTGGCTGATATACATAATGCCGAAACATCGCTTGATTATGAAGGGACCTATAAAGGTGTCTTTCCTGCTGCCGACTGTCCGGGCATTGAAACAACTCTGACATTAAATCCTGACAAGACGTTTACTCTTCACTCTGTATACATCGACCGGGACAGTTCATTTGATGAAAAAGGAACTTATACACTGGAAGGTAATATCCTGACTTTAAAAGAAGAAGGTGGAGAAATATCTTATTATAAAGTAGAAGAAAACAAAGTTCGTCTGTTAAACGATGACAAACAAGAAATAACGGGAGCACTTGCCGAACATTATATTCTAAACAAAGAATAG
- the uxaC gene encoding glucuronate isomerase: MKNFMDENFLLQTETAQKLYHEHAAKMPIIDYHCHLIPQMVADDYKFKSLTEIWLGGDHYKWRAMRTNGVDERYCTGKDTTDWEKFEKWAETVPYTFRNPLYHWTHLELKTAFGIDKILSPKTAREIYDECNEKLAQPEYSARGMMRRYHVEVVCTTDDPIDSLEYHIQTRESGFEIKMLPTWRPDKAMAVEVPADFRAYVEKLSAVSGVTISNFDDMIAALRKRHDFFAEQGCRLSDHGIEEFYAEDYTDAEIKAIFNKVYGGAELTKEEILKFKSAMLVIFGEMDWEKGWTQQFHYGAIRNNNTKMFKLLGPDTGFDSIGEFTTAKAMSKFLDRLNVNGKLTKTILYNLNPCANEVIATMLGNFQDGSIAGKIQFGSGWWFLDQKDGMEKQMNALSVLGLLSRFVGMLTDSRSFLSYPRHEYFRRTLCNLVGRDVENGEIPVSEMDRVNQMIEDISYNNAKNFFKF, from the coding sequence ATGAAGAACTTCATGGATGAAAACTTCTTGCTGCAGACAGAAACTGCACAAAAGTTGTATCACGAGCATGCGGCTAAAATGCCGATTATTGACTACCACTGTCATCTAATCCCCCAAATGGTAGCTGACGACTACAAGTTTAAATCACTGACTGAAATCTGGTTGGGTGGCGACCATTACAAATGGCGTGCAATGCGTACAAATGGCGTAGACGAACGCTATTGTACAGGAAAAGATACCACAGACTGGGAAAAGTTCGAAAAATGGGCTGAAACCGTTCCTTATACCTTCCGCAACCCGTTGTATCATTGGACACACCTGGAATTGAAGACTGCTTTCGGCATCGACAAGATTTTAAGCCCCAAGACTGCACGCGAGATTTACGACGAGTGTAACGAGAAGTTGGCTCAGCCAGAATACTCAGCTCGCGGAATGATGCGTCGTTACCACGTGGAAGTAGTATGTACTACGGACGATCCGATTGATTCTCTGGAATATCATATCCAGACACGCGAAAGCGGTTTTGAAATCAAAATGTTGCCTACCTGGCGCCCGGACAAGGCAATGGCAGTAGAAGTTCCTGCCGACTTCCGCGCTTATGTAGAAAAACTGTCTGCAGTAAGCGGCGTGACAATCTCCAATTTCGACGATATGATTGCGGCTCTCCGCAAACGTCATGACTTCTTCGCCGAACAGGGCTGCCGCTTGTCCGACCACGGTATCGAAGAGTTCTATGCAGAAGATTACACCGACGCAGAAATCAAAGCTATATTTAATAAGGTATATGGCGGAGCTGAATTGACTAAAGAAGAAATTCTGAAATTCAAGTCTGCTATGTTGGTAATCTTCGGAGAAATGGACTGGGAAAAAGGATGGACTCAGCAGTTCCACTACGGTGCTATCCGTAACAACAATACGAAGATGTTCAAATTGTTAGGACCCGATACAGGCTTCGACTCTATCGGCGAATTTACAACAGCCAAGGCAATGTCTAAATTCCTCGACCGCCTGAACGTTAACGGCAAGTTGACCAAGACAATCCTTTATAACCTGAATCCTTGCGCCAATGAAGTGATTGCCACTATGCTGGGCAACTTCCAGGATGGCTCGATAGCCGGCAAGATTCAGTTCGGTTCCGGATGGTGGTTCCTCGACCAGAAAGATGGTATGGAAAAACAAATGAACGCGTTGTCAGTACTTGGACTTTTGAGCCGTTTCGTAGGTATGCTGACAGACTCCCGTTCATTCCTTTCCTATCCACGCCACGAATACTTCCGCCGTACATTATGTAATTTGGTAGGACGTGATGTGGAGAACGGAGAAATTCCGGTATCTGAAATGGATCGCGTAAATCAGATGATCGAAGACATCAGCTACAACAATGCCAAGAACTTCTTCAAATTCTAA
- a CDS encoding DUF3332 domain-containing protein yields the protein MKKSKLTLVAVVLSGSLLFSSCVGSFGLFNRLSSWNQGVGNKFVNELVFLAFNIVPVYGVAYLADALVINSIEFWSGSNPMANVGDVKKVKGENGNYMVKTLENGYSITKEGETASMDLIYNKEANTWNVVANGESSELLKMNNDGTADLFLPNGEKMNVTLDAQGMMAARQATMSNLMFAAR from the coding sequence ATGAAAAAAAGCAAACTGACATTAGTAGCGGTTGTACTTAGTGGTAGCTTATTATTCAGCTCCTGTGTTGGATCATTTGGCTTATTCAACCGTTTAAGTTCCTGGAATCAAGGAGTCGGAAACAAATTTGTAAATGAGCTTGTATTTTTAGCTTTCAACATTGTTCCGGTTTATGGCGTAGCATACCTTGCTGATGCCTTAGTAATCAACTCTATCGAATTCTGGAGTGGTTCCAACCCGATGGCTAATGTGGGCGACGTGAAGAAGGTAAAAGGAGAAAACGGTAACTATATGGTTAAAACACTTGAAAATGGCTATTCAATTACGAAGGAAGGCGAAACAGCTTCTATGGATTTGATCTACAACAAAGAAGCTAATACCTGGAATGTAGTTGCAAACGGCGAAAGCTCTGAGTTGCTAAAGATGAATAACGACGGTACTGCTGATCTGTTCTTACCAAACGGCGAAAAAATGAACGTTACATTGGACGCTCAAGGTATGATGGCTGCCCGTCAGGCTACTATGAGCAACCTGATGTTTGCCGCTCGTTAA
- a CDS encoding DUF6965 family protein yields the protein MAQHTYDEESVQELLGWAKKMLETKNYPTEKYQVNACTSIIDGKLYLESLISMISKNWENPTFHPTIEQLWEYREKWEGQKE from the coding sequence ATGGCACAACATACTTATGATGAAGAATCGGTCCAGGAGCTGTTGGGCTGGGCGAAAAAGATGCTTGAAACAAAGAATTACCCGACAGAAAAGTATCAGGTTAATGCGTGTACTTCAATCATTGATGGTAAACTTTATCTGGAGTCTTTAATTTCGATGATTTCCAAAAACTGGGAAAATCCGACTTTTCATCCTACCATTGAGCAACTGTGGGAATATAGAGAAAAGTGGGAAGGTCAAAAGGAGTAA
- a CDS encoding peptide MFS transporter: MNNSPQRAAKGFTRAFWVSNTVELFERMAYYAVFIVLTIYLSSILGFNDFEASMISGLFSGGLYLLPIFSGAYADKIGFRKSMIIAFSLLSIGYLGLGVFPTLLEAAGLVSYGATTRFNGLPDSSSRWIIVPILFILMIGGSFIKSIISASVAKETTEATRARGYSIFYMMVNVGAFTGKTIIDPLRNVIGEQAYIYINYFSGAMTVIALLAVILLYKSTHTAGEGKSLREIGQGFMRIMTNWRLLILILIVTGFWMVQQQLYATMPKYVIRLAGETAKPGWIANVNPFVVVCCVSFITRLMAKRSAITSMNVGMFLIPVSALLMACGNILGNDIISGMSNITLMMVAGIVVQALAECFISPRYLEYFSLQAPKGEEGMYLGFSHLHSFLSSIFGFGLAGILLTKYCPDPALFETRAAWEAASANAHYIWYYFAAIGLIAAIALLLFAKITESIDKKKKSSR, translated from the coding sequence ATGAACAATTCCCCTCAGCGTGCCGCCAAAGGTTTTACAAGAGCCTTTTGGGTGAGTAACACAGTCGAACTGTTTGAACGTATGGCATATTATGCTGTTTTTATCGTTCTCACTATTTATTTATCCAGTATTTTAGGTTTTAATGATTTCGAAGCAAGTATGATTTCCGGCCTTTTCTCCGGAGGATTATATCTGCTTCCTATATTTTCGGGTGCTTATGCAGATAAGATAGGTTTCCGGAAGTCGATGATTATTGCCTTTTCTTTATTATCTATCGGTTATTTGGGGCTGGGCGTATTCCCTACATTGCTCGAAGCGGCAGGGTTGGTGAGTTACGGTGCGACTACCCGGTTTAATGGTTTGCCGGACAGTTCTTCCCGGTGGATTATCGTTCCTATCCTGTTTATCCTTATGATAGGAGGTTCTTTTATCAAGTCTATTATTTCCGCATCTGTGGCTAAGGAGACAACGGAAGCGACCCGCGCCCGTGGTTATTCTATTTTTTATATGATGGTCAATGTCGGTGCTTTTACGGGTAAGACAATTATCGACCCTTTGAGAAATGTGATCGGCGAACAAGCTTATATTTACATTAACTATTTCTCCGGGGCGATGACGGTGATTGCCTTGCTGGCAGTGATCCTGCTATATAAATCGACTCATACGGCAGGTGAAGGAAAAAGTCTGCGTGAGATAGGGCAGGGCTTTATGCGGATTATGACTAACTGGCGTTTATTGATTCTCATTTTAATCGTAACAGGCTTCTGGATGGTACAACAGCAACTTTATGCCACTATGCCTAAGTACGTCATCCGTCTCGCAGGCGAAACGGCCAAACCGGGATGGATCGCGAACGTTAATCCTTTTGTGGTGGTATGTTGTGTCAGCTTTATCACTCGTTTGATGGCAAAGCGCAGTGCGATTACTTCGATGAATGTGGGTATGTTCCTAATTCCTGTTTCTGCATTGCTGATGGCTTGTGGAAACATATTGGGAAATGATATTATCTCAGGAATGAGCAATATTACTCTGATGATGGTGGCTGGTATTGTTGTACAGGCGCTTGCCGAATGTTTCATTTCGCCGCGGTATCTGGAGTATTTCTCTCTGCAGGCTCCTAAGGGAGAGGAAGGTATGTATTTAGGATTCAGTCATCTGCACTCATTCCTTTCTTCTATATTCGGTTTCGGGCTGGCTGGTATTCTGTTGACAAAATATTGTCCGGACCCTGCCTTGTTTGAAACTCGTGCGGCATGGGAGGCCGCCAGTGCGAATGCGCATTATATCTGGTATTATTTCGCTGCTATCGGGCTGATTGCCGCTATAGCTTTGCTATTATTCGCAAAAATCACCGAATCCATCGACAAAAAGAAGAAATCTTCTCGGTAA
- a CDS encoding MBL fold metallo-hydrolase codes for MKVRFISLASGSSGNCYYLGTDTYGILIDAGIGIRTIKKTLKDFNILMESIRAVFVTHDHADHIKAVGHLGEKMNIPVYTTARIHEGINRSYCMTEKLSTSVRYLEKQVPMMLEDFRIESFEVPHDGTDNVGYCIEIDGKVFSFLTDLGEITPTAADYISKANYLILEANYDEEMLKMGPYPQYLKERIMSRTGHMSNSATAEFLAENITEHLRYIWLCHLSKDNNHPELAYKTVEWKLKNKGVIVGKDVQLLALKRNTPSELYVFE; via the coding sequence ATGAAAGTAAGATTTATAAGCCTGGCGAGTGGCAGCAGTGGGAACTGCTATTATCTGGGTACTGATACCTATGGAATACTGATAGATGCCGGTATCGGCATCCGTACCATCAAGAAAACACTGAAAGATTTCAATATTCTGATGGAAAGTATACGTGCCGTATTTGTAACGCACGATCATGCGGATCACATCAAGGCTGTAGGGCATTTGGGGGAAAAGATGAATATACCTGTTTACACCACGGCTCGTATTCATGAGGGGATTAATCGTAGTTATTGTATGACGGAAAAGCTCAGCACATCGGTTCGTTATCTTGAAAAGCAAGTGCCTATGATGCTCGAAGATTTCCGTATCGAATCTTTTGAAGTTCCTCATGACGGGACGGATAATGTAGGATATTGTATAGAAATAGACGGCAAAGTCTTTTCTTTCTTAACCGACTTAGGGGAAATCACTCCGACGGCGGCAGATTATATCAGCAAGGCAAACTATCTGATTCTGGAAGCGAACTATGACGAAGAAATGCTTAAAATGGGACCTTATCCCCAATATCTGAAGGAACGGATCATGAGCAGGACCGGACACATGAGCAATTCTGCTACTGCTGAATTCCTGGCAGAAAATATCACCGAGCACCTGCGTTATATCTGGTTGTGTCATCTGAGCAAAGACAATAATCATCCGGAGCTGGCATATAAAACGGTAGAATGGAAATTAAAGAACAAAGGTGTAATTGTAGGTAAAGATGTGCAACTACTTGCTTTAAAGCGAAATACGCCTTCTGAGCTTTATGTGTTCGAATAA
- a CDS encoding LacI family DNA-binding transcriptional regulator: MEDQNYTIKDIARMAGVSAGTVDRVLHNRGDVSPQSKAKVQKVLDEIHYQPNVFAIGLAAKKKYSFVCLIPYYIEHDYWHSVVGGIERARQELRPFNVSVDYLCYHQGNKESYLEVCRRVEESNVDAVLIAPNFRNETLALTDYLQAKKIAYAFIDFNMEEANALTYIGQDSYKSGYIAAKILMRNYQAGEGQELVLFLSNNKNSPAEIQMQRRLAGFMSFITEEYEELVIHEVVLNKSNQENNQKTLDEFFRLHPKATLGVVFNSRVYQLGEYLRSAGRSMKGLIGYDLLKANVELLKSGDVHYLIGQRPGLQGYCGVKALCDHVVFKKSVEPVKYMPIDIMIKENIDFYFEFV; encoded by the coding sequence ATGGAGGACCAGAACTATACCATCAAAGACATTGCCCGTATGGCGGGTGTTTCCGCCGGAACGGTTGACAGAGTGCTGCACAATCGCGGCGACGTATCTCCTCAAAGCAAGGCTAAAGTACAAAAGGTATTGGATGAAATTCACTACCAGCCTAATGTATTTGCTATCGGACTGGCTGCCAAGAAGAAATATTCTTTCGTTTGTCTGATACCTTATTATATAGAGCACGACTACTGGCATTCGGTAGTGGGAGGCATCGAGCGGGCACGTCAGGAATTGCGTCCTTTCAATGTGAGTGTGGATTATCTTTGCTATCATCAGGGGAACAAGGAAAGTTATCTGGAAGTGTGTCGCAGAGTTGAAGAAAGCAATGTCGACGCTGTACTGATCGCTCCGAACTTCAGAAATGAGACATTGGCTTTGACAGACTATCTGCAAGCTAAAAAAATAGCTTATGCATTCATTGACTTCAATATGGAGGAAGCGAACGCACTGACCTATATCGGACAGGACTCTTATAAAAGCGGATACATTGCCGCCAAAATATTAATGCGCAACTATCAGGCCGGCGAGGGGCAGGAGCTGGTTTTGTTCTTGAGCAATAATAAGAACAGTCCGGCAGAAATACAGATGCAACGGCGTTTGGCAGGATTTATGAGCTTTATCACCGAAGAGTATGAAGAGTTGGTGATTCATGAAGTGGTACTGAACAAGTCTAATCAGGAAAATAATCAAAAGACATTGGATGAATTTTTCCGGCTGCATCCGAAAGCTACGTTGGGTGTCGTATTCAATTCCAGAGTTTATCAGCTGGGCGAATATCTCCGTAGTGCGGGACGTAGCATGAAGGGGCTGATAGGATATGACCTTCTGAAAGCAAACGTGGAATTGCTGAAATCCGGTGATGTGCATTATCTGATCGGACAACGCCCGGGGCTGCAGGGATATTGTGGCGTAAAAGCTCTTTGCGACCACGTCGTTTTCAAGAAATCCGTTGAACCGGTAAAGTACATGCCCATCGACATTATGATAAAGGAAAATATTGATTTTTATTTCGAATTTGTATAA
- a CDS encoding hybrid sensor histidine kinase/response regulator has product MNPSETEPTQNVMSSSAPETFPLIKDQLLFAESIYACLPMSIEIYDTNGILRSINEHALQMYGVTDKTTVVNIVNLFNSPYVDETLKNRIQRGEDIVLEFEYDFDRIKDNAYFSTQNKNTIIYEAKVVPLRSKEGEIIGHILLSNDVTAIKEAEFRTDESKKNLEMAMEAASMSSWVYDVYKKTFNPLHGDPIAKKNTTLDQILNILHPQDHEPLIQLLSQLTNKEILQGNITLRFYNEEEKQYRYYESMMRLSFEHFGKLLIIGTQLDITERMQMVKKTQELIAKRELAMKVSNIIHWDFDVRTQEFEAYNDPINDYASDKLVSIQRYMDVIHPEDRSSSYDAIQSMLSGKELTINFTCRMQTKYDESWQYCNIIGVPFEKDEYGNNVRYTGFRQNISKLHQLNEELEERNYKMQLTFKTVGMSYWDFEVKSKQFKAFNDPVNDFHSENVITPEDYLHVTHPEDIELVRNHINYMIGGTTKDLNFKFRSKTKWDKEWQTLIVTGIPVERDKKGNVIRYTGIKVNNTKWEKMAQQLKELKDKAELSDRLKSAFLANMSHEIRTPLNAIVGFSELMVYSEDPAEKEEYMSIIQSNNELLLRLINDILDLSKIESGILERKRETFNLAKVCNELYTMIQPKITNPDVEFQMDNSGPDCWIFLDRSRLKQVWMNYLTNAVKCTKSGYIKMGYSIEREGIRIYVEDSGVGIPEELQERVFGRFQKLNEFAQGTGLGLAISRAIIEGAGGEVGFTSTPGIGSTFWAWIPCEISTQKEHTPTISLPLQHQLSLNEIDKKELKILIAEDNESNYSLVQHILKSYHLTHVQNGAEAVNKVREEEFDLVLMDMKMPVMGGLEATRKIREFNNRIPIIALTANAFDADRISALDAGCNEFLAKPLKKSQLLELFSKKW; this is encoded by the coding sequence ATGAACCCAAGTGAAACAGAACCTACCCAAAATGTAATGTCATCTTCAGCACCAGAAACATTCCCTTTAATAAAAGATCAACTTCTATTTGCAGAAAGTATCTACGCTTGTCTGCCAATGAGTATTGAGATCTATGATACAAATGGTATCTTGCGCAGTATCAATGAACATGCATTGCAGATGTATGGAGTCACTGATAAAACGACTGTAGTTAATATCGTCAATCTTTTTAATAGTCCTTATGTGGACGAAACTCTCAAAAATCGCATTCAGAGAGGCGAAGATATTGTTCTGGAATTCGAATACGACTTTGACCGGATAAAAGACAACGCATACTTCTCTACCCAAAATAAGAACACGATCATTTATGAAGCAAAGGTCGTTCCCCTGCGAAGCAAGGAGGGAGAAATCATCGGGCATATATTGCTTTCCAACGATGTGACTGCCATAAAAGAAGCTGAATTCCGTACGGATGAAAGCAAAAAGAATCTGGAAATGGCAATGGAAGCGGCCTCTATGTCGTCTTGGGTATATGACGTGTATAAAAAAACATTCAATCCATTACATGGAGATCCTATAGCTAAAAAAAACACGACATTAGATCAGATTCTAAATATACTGCATCCACAAGATCATGAACCTTTAATACAACTTTTATCACAACTGACCAACAAAGAAATTCTGCAAGGAAACATCACCTTACGTTTCTATAATGAAGAAGAAAAGCAATACCGCTATTATGAAAGCATGATGCGGTTATCTTTCGAACATTTTGGGAAATTGCTGATTATAGGAACCCAACTGGATATAACGGAAAGGATGCAAATGGTAAAGAAGACGCAGGAATTAATCGCCAAGCGTGAACTGGCCATGAAAGTCAGCAATATCATTCATTGGGATTTCGATGTACGGACTCAAGAGTTCGAAGCCTATAATGACCCGATCAATGATTATGCCAGTGATAAACTGGTGAGCATCCAACGATACATGGATGTTATTCATCCTGAAGACCGTTCTTCATCCTATGATGCCATACAGTCTATGCTATCAGGCAAGGAACTCACCATTAACTTCACTTGCCGTATGCAAACGAAGTATGATGAATCCTGGCAATATTGTAATATCATAGGCGTTCCATTCGAGAAAGACGAATATGGCAACAACGTACGATATACCGGTTTCAGGCAAAATATCTCCAAGCTTCATCAGCTGAATGAAGAACTTGAAGAAAGAAACTACAAAATGCAGCTCACCTTCAAAACTGTAGGCATGTCTTACTGGGATTTTGAAGTAAAAAGCAAACAATTCAAAGCATTTAATGACCCCGTGAATGACTTCCATTCTGAAAATGTAATCACACCTGAAGACTATCTGCATGTCACCCATCCGGAAGACATCGAGCTGGTCCGCAACCATATTAATTATATGATTGGAGGAACAACTAAGGATCTCAACTTCAAATTCCGATCCAAAACTAAATGGGACAAAGAATGGCAGACTCTCATTGTTACCGGCATACCAGTGGAAAGAGACAAGAAAGGCAATGTAATTCGCTACACCGGTATTAAAGTCAACAATACGAAATGGGAGAAAATGGCACAGCAACTAAAGGAACTGAAAGACAAAGCCGAACTTTCCGACCGTCTGAAATCGGCTTTCCTTGCCAATATGAGTCACGAAATACGTACGCCTCTGAACGCCATCGTCGGCTTCTCCGAACTGATGGTATATTCTGAAGATCCGGCAGAAAAAGAAGAATACATGAGCATCATCCAATCCAATAATGAGTTGTTATTGCGATTGATTAATGATATCCTCGACCTTTCCAAGATTGAATCGGGAATTCTTGAACGCAAAAGAGAAACATTCAATTTAGCCAAAGTATGCAACGAGCTTTATACCATGATCCAGCCAAAGATAACCAATCCGGATGTTGAGTTTCAAATGGACAATTCCGGTCCGGACTGTTGGATTTTCCTGGATAGAAGCCGGCTCAAGCAAGTATGGATGAACTATCTTACAAACGCTGTCAAATGCACCAAATCCGGATATATAAAAATGGGATACAGCATCGAAAGAGAAGGAATCCGGATCTATGTGGAAGATTCCGGAGTCGGTATCCCGGAAGAATTACAGGAACGAGTGTTTGGACGTTTCCAGAAGCTCAATGAGTTTGCCCAGGGCACCGGACTCGGACTGGCTATCTCAAGAGCTATCATTGAAGGAGCCGGAGGAGAAGTCGGATTTACTTCCACTCCCGGTATTGGATCGACTTTCTGGGCATGGATTCCTTGTGAAATCAGCACTCAGAAGGAACATACCCCAACTATTTCACTGCCATTGCAACACCAGCTTTCTTTGAACGAAATCGACAAGAAGGAACTGAAGATATTAATTGCCGAAGATAATGAAAGTAACTATTCGTTAGTGCAACATATTCTCAAAAGCTACCATCTAACCCATGTTCAAAATGGAGCGGAAGCAGTAAATAAAGTACGTGAGGAAGAGTTCGATCTTGTTCTCATGGATATGAAAATGCCTGTCATGGGAGGACTGGAAGCAACCCGCAAAATCCGTGAGTTTAATAATAGGATACCTATTATTGCACTTACAGCCAATGCTTTTGATGCTGACAGAATCAGCGCTCTTGACGCAGGATGCAATGAATTTCTTGCCAAACCATTGAAGAAAAGTCAGTTGCTTGAACTCTTCTCAAAGAAATGGTAA